Proteins from a single region of Eriocheir sinensis breed Jianghai 21 unplaced genomic scaffold, ASM2467909v1 Scaffold113, whole genome shotgun sequence:
- the LOC126989347 gene encoding zinc finger protein 729-like, with product MLPPLPLPPPELSARSGATMEGVRPGSDTDSPGQRQAASGERSSQARHTHSQAGEERLGCVQAVCTSQARHTHSQAGEERLGCVQAVCTSQARHTHSQAGEERLRCVQAGQRLTAEGGSTEHPPTHTAVRNFECELCGKRFTCMSRLKTHILSHTGTKNFECELCGNKFIAKSSLKIHMVIHTGVKNFECEQCGKKFMSKYYLSKHILIHTGVKNFECEHCGKKFITKSKLKSHILTHTGVKNFECELCGKKFTAKDSIKTHMVIHTGVKNFECEQCGRKFNDRNSVKRHTLTHTGVKNFECEQCGKKFALKAGLKKHTLIHAAIKNIECEECGEKFVRKAGLKRHMLIHTAVRNECEHCGEKFTRIKSFKSHMLTHAVFECEVCGKKLATKGTLKLHMLIHAGVKNFECEYCGKKFITKGNLKSHLFLHTAVSNFECEQCGKKFITKSSLNKHMVVHSAVSNFECEQCGKKFITKSSLNKHMVVHSAVSNFESEQCGEKFITKSSLNKHMVVHSAVSNFESEQCGEKFITKSSLNKHMVVHSAVSNFESEQCGEKFTAKSTLETHTAVHTSGRKFECEHCGKIFEHECRLRRHMLTHTGARAFECEQCGKKFAHNFSLTKHMLTHTSTKPLESEQCGEKVAHNFDLTRHMLTHTGTKPLESEQCGEKVAHNFDLTRHMLTHTGTKPLESEQCGEKVAHNFSLTKHMLTHTGTKPLESEQCGEKVAHNFSLTKHMLTHTGTKPLESEQCGEKVAHNFDLTRHMLTHTGTKPLESEQCGEKVAHNFSLTKHMLTHTGTKPLESEQCGEKVAHNFDLTRHMLTHTGTKPLESEQCGEKVAHNFDLTRHMLTHTGTKTLESEQCGEKVAHNFDLTRHMLTHTGTKTLESEQCGEKDAHNFDLTRHMLTLTGNKALESEQCGEKVAHNFDLTKHMLTHTGTKPLESEQDQSLQV from the exons GAAAGGCTCGGGTGTGTGCAGGCTGTGTGCACCAGCCAGGCCAGACACACCCACTCCCAGGCAGGCGAGGAAAGGCTCAGGTGTGTGCAGGCTGGGCAGAGGCTCACTGCTGAGGGTGGCAGCACtgaacacccccccacacacactgctGTTAGGAACTTTGAGTGTGAACTGTGTGGAAAGAGATTTACTTGTATGTCTCGCCTCAAAACACACATCCTTAGCCACACTGGCACTAAAAACTTTGAGTGTGAACTGTGTGGGAATAAGTTTATTGCTAAAAGTTCCCTCAAAATACACATGGTCATCCACACTGGTGTTAAAAACTTTGAGTGTGAACAGTGTGGGAAAAAGTTTATGTCTAAATATTACCTCAGTAAACACATACTCATCCACACTGGTGTTAAAAACTTTGAGTGTGAACACTGTGGGAAAAAGTTTATTACTAAAAGTAAACTCAAATCACACATCCTCACCCACACTGGTGTTAAAAACTTTGAATGTGAACTGTGTGGGAAAAAGTTTACTGCTAAAGATTCCATCAAAACACACATGGTCATCCACACTGGTGTTAAAAACTTTGAGTGTGAACAGTGTGGGAGAAAGTTTAATGATAGAAATTCCGTCAAAAGACACACGCTCACTCACACTGGTGTTAAAAACTTTGAGTGTGAACAGTGTGGGAAAAAGTTTGCTCTTAAAGCTGGCCTCAAGAAACACACGCTCATCCACGCTGCCATTAAAAATATTGAATGTGAAGAGTGCGGGGAAAAGTTTGTTCGTAAAGCTGGCCTCAAAAGACACATGCTCATCCACACTGCTGTTAGAAATGAGTGTGAACACTGTGGGGAAAAGTTTACTAGGATAAAGTCCTTCAAATCACATATGCTTACCCATGCTGTTTTTGagtgtgaagtgtgtgggaaAAAGCTTGCTACTAAGGGTACCCTCAAACTACACATGCTCATCCATGCTGGTGTTAAGAACTTTGAGTGTGAATactgtgggaaaaaattcataaCTAAAGGTAACCTCAAATCACACTTGTTCCTCCACACTGCTGTTAGTAACTTTGAGTGTGAACAGTGTGGGAAAAAGTTCATTACTAAAAGTAGCCTCAACAAACACATGGTGGTCCACAGTGCTGTTAGTAACTTTGAGTGTGAACAGTGTGGGAAAAAGTTCATTACTAAAAGTAGCCTCAACAAACACATGGTGGTCCACAGTGCTGTTAGTAACTTTGAGAGTGAACAGTGTGGGGAAAAGTTCATTACTAAAAGTAGCCTCAACAAACACATGGTTGTCCACAGTGCTGTTAGTAACTTTGAGAGTGAACAGTGTGGGGAAAAGTTCATTACTAAAAGTAGCCTCAACAAACACATGGTTGTCCACAGTGCTGTTAGTAACTTTGAGAGTGAACAGTGTGGGGAAAAGTTTACTGCTAAAAGTACACTCGAAACACACACGGCCGTGCACACCAGTGGTAGAAAGTTTGAGTGTGAACACTGTGGGAAAATATTTGAACATGAATGTCGCCTCAGAAGACATATGCTTACCCATACAGGCGCCAGAGCCTTTGAGTGTGAACAGTGTGGGAAAAAGTTTGCTCATAACTTTAGCCTCACAAAACACATGCTTACCCATACAAGCACTAAACCCCTTGAGAGTGAACAGTGTGGGGAAAAGGTTGCTCATAACTTTGACCTCACAAGACACATGCTTACTCATACAGGCACTAAACCCCTTGAGAGTGAACAGTGTGGGGAAAAGGTTGCTCATAACTTTGACCTCACAAGACACATGCTTACCCATACAGGCACTAAACCCCTTGAGAGTGAACAGTGTGGGGAAAAGGTTGCTCATAACTTTAGCCTCACAAAACACATGCTTACCCATACAGGCACTAAACCCCTTGAGAGTGAACAGTGTGGGGAAAAGGTTGCTCATAACTTTAGCCTCACAAAACACATGCTCACCCATACAGGCACTAAACCCCTTGAGAGTGAACAGTGTGGGGAAAAGGTTGCTCATAACTTTGACCTCACAAGACACATGCTTACCCATACAGGCACTAAACCCCTTGAGAGTGAACAGTGTGGGGAAAAGGTTGCTCATAACTTTAGCCTCACAAAACACATGCTCACCCATACAGGCACTAAACCCCTTGAGAGTGAACAGTGTGGGGAAAAGGTTGCTCATAACTTTGACCTCACAAGACACATGCTTACCCATACAGGCACTAAACCCCTTGAGAGTGAACAGTGTGGGGAGAAGGTTGCTCATAACTTTGACCTCACAAGACACATGCTTACCCATACAGGCACTAAAACCCTTGAGAGTGAACAGTGTGGGGAAAAGGTTGCTCATAACTTTGACCTCACAAGACACATGCTCACCCATACAGGCACTAAAACCCTTGAGAGTGAACAGTGTGGGGAGAAGGATGCTCATAACTTTGACCTCACAAGACACATGCTTACCCTTACAGGCAATAAAGCCCTTGAGAGTGAACAGTGTGGGGAAAAGGTTGCTCATAACTTTGACCTCACAAAACACATGCTCACCCATACAGGCACTAAACCCCTTGAGAGTGAACA GGACCAGAGCCTTCAAGTGTGA